One segment of Allorhodopirellula heiligendammensis DNA contains the following:
- the gatC gene encoding Asp-tRNA(Asn)/Glu-tRNA(Gln) amidotransferase subunit GatC, producing the protein MSQSVDIEKLAHLAKLDLTDAERESFGPQIGEILAFVEQLNQLDTEGVEPMTSALDVQNRFRDDVAGASLSAETATRSAPAAQDGFFLVPPVLGTAATGKSS; encoded by the coding sequence GTGTCTCAGAGCGTCGATATCGAAAAGCTCGCCCACCTCGCCAAGCTCGATCTGACTGACGCCGAACGCGAAAGTTTTGGCCCCCAGATCGGCGAGATCCTGGCGTTTGTCGAGCAACTTAACCAGCTTGACACCGAGGGTGTCGAGCCGATGACCAGCGCGCTCGATGTGCAAAATAGGTTCCGCGACGATGTCGCGGGCGCGAGCCTCTCGGCGGAGACGGCGACCCGGTCCGCTCCAGCCGCTCAAGACGGTTTCTTCTTGGTTCCCCCCGTGCTCGGAACTGCCGCAACGGGCAAGAGTTCGTAG
- the rpmB gene encoding 50S ribosomal protein L28, which translates to MARQCETCGKTVHVGNRIETRGKAKYLGGVGTKITGCTRRKFVPNLQRIHVTLPSGQNKTVRVCVQCIRSGKVRKTVKTKPFDVSGAHK; encoded by the coding sequence ATGGCACGACAATGCGAAACGTGCGGCAAAACAGTTCATGTAGGCAATCGGATCGAAACCCGCGGTAAGGCCAAATACCTCGGCGGCGTCGGTACCAAGATTACTGGTTGTACTCGCCGCAAATTTGTCCCCAACCTGCAGCGCATTCACGTCACGTTGCCCAGCGGCCAGAACAAGACCGTGCGGGTTTGTGTTCAGTGCATCCGCAGCGGCAAGGTCCGCAAGACGGTAAAGACCAAGCCATTTGACGTCAGCGGCGCTCACAAATAG
- a CDS encoding STAS domain-containing protein, translating to MPTSITNQMQGDILVLGFTDTKILDSQKIETVGKELQDAVAEAIHKRLLVNFRGVSFMSSAMITKLVMLNKRCKTQGVTLKFCEVSPNVMEVFKITKLNKLFDIQDGEEKAIASFDKKGWFS from the coding sequence ATGCCGACATCGATTACCAACCAAATGCAGGGCGATATTTTGGTCCTCGGTTTCACTGACACCAAGATTCTCGACAGTCAGAAGATTGAAACCGTTGGCAAGGAACTTCAGGACGCCGTTGCCGAGGCGATTCACAAGCGGTTGCTGGTTAATTTCCGCGGTGTCTCCTTCATGTCCTCCGCCATGATCACTAAGCTGGTGATGCTCAACAAACGCTGCAAAACACAGGGCGTGACGTTAAAGTTCTGCGAAGTTTCTCCCAACGTGATGGAAGTTTTTAAAATCACGAAGCTCAACAAGCTGTTTGACATCCAAGATGGCGAAGAAAAAGCGATCGCCAGTTTCGACAAGAAGGGCTGGTTCAGCTGA
- a CDS encoding sensor histidine kinase — MVEAERAAIAADIHDGLLPYLYAAAAQIAALRRSDEQLHERLSDAAQWIDQSREVARALMNGITYPPLALADPLAAAKTFVEQVAMASEGGITGHKAAPLVHWGWDDDRSPLAGQLPPTSAVAIYRLTCEFVRNSLRHAQAEHIEVSGSILEDAAVVCIQDDGVGFHPSDVDTSSSHGLALARRRAVAGNIELQIESSRKTEGASSRGTQVTLRTALSIEDPSPVPIQPQQQATDE, encoded by the coding sequence ATGGTCGAGGCCGAGCGAGCCGCTATCGCTGCGGACATTCACGACGGGCTGCTGCCTTATCTGTACGCGGCAGCCGCTCAGATCGCGGCGTTGCGACGATCCGATGAGCAACTCCACGAGCGTTTGTCAGATGCAGCGCAATGGATAGATCAGTCACGCGAAGTTGCCCGAGCTTTGATGAACGGAATCACGTACCCACCGCTGGCGCTGGCTGACCCCCTGGCCGCGGCTAAGACGTTTGTCGAGCAGGTCGCGATGGCTTCCGAGGGAGGCATCACCGGCCACAAGGCCGCACCGCTGGTCCACTGGGGCTGGGACGACGACCGCTCGCCACTGGCCGGTCAACTACCACCAACCTCTGCGGTCGCGATCTATCGTCTCACGTGCGAGTTCGTCCGCAATTCCCTGCGGCACGCCCAAGCTGAACATATCGAAGTCTCCGGCTCAATTCTTGAAGACGCAGCCGTGGTGTGCATCCAAGACGATGGCGTCGGTTTCCATCCGAGTGATGTCGATACGTCCTCCTCTCATGGACTGGCACTGGCGCGGCGCCGCGCCGTAGCGGGTAACATCGAGCTCCAGATCGAATCAAGCCGAAAAACGGAGGGTGCTTCGTCGCGTGGTACGCAAGTGACCCTCCGGACTGCTCTATCTATCGAAGACCCGTCCCCCGTGCCCATTCAGCCCCAGCAGCAGGCCACCGATGAGTGA